TAAGTAATTCATTATAAAAATACTTCTTAAGTTTAGTCCTAAAATGACTTATTTATTTACTAGCGAATCTGTTTCAGAAGGTCATCCTGATAAAATTTCAGATCAAATATCTGATTCTATATTAGATCATTTTTTAGCATGTGATCCAAATGCAAAAGTAGCTATAGAAACGTTAGTCACCACGGGACAAATTATATTAGCTGGAGAAATTAATTCTAAAGCTTGGATTAATGTTAAGAAAATAGCTCGTAATACACTTAGGAAAATAGGATACACTAAAAATGAATATAGATTTAATGCAGATTCTTGTGGAGTGATTTCTTCTATTCAAGAACAATCTCTAGATTTATTAGAGGGAATTCAAAAATCAAAAAAAGAAGAACAAGGATCTGGAGATCAAGGTCTTGTTTTCGGTTATGCTGTAAAAGAAACAGAAAATTATATGCCTTTATCATTGGAGCTCTCACATCATATATTAAGGGAGCTTTCATATATTCGAAATGAAGGAGAACAAATGACTTACTTACGTCCAGATGCAAAATCTCAAGTCACTTTAGAATATTCTGAAACTAATATCCCGATACATATTCACGCTATTGTTATTTCAACTCAACATGACGAATTTGATACGAAAGAAAAAATGCATAAACGTATAGTTGATGATGTTCAAAATATTCTTATTCCAAGAGTAATGAATAATATTAAAAATGTAAAAAAATTATTTACAAATAAAACAAAGTATTACATCAATTCAACAGGTAAATTTGTTACGGGAGGACCTCATGGTGATACCGGAATAACCGGTAGAAAGATTATAGTAGATACTTATGGAGGAAGAGGATCTCATGGAGGAGGAGCTTTTTCTGGAAAAGACCCATCTAAAATGGATAGATCTGGAGCTTATGCCGCTAGACATATAGCTAAAAACTTAGTAGCAGCAGGAATTTCAGATGAATTGCTGATACAAATCTCTTATGCTGCAGGTATTGCAGAACCTATAGGAATTTTTGTCAATTCCTATGGAAAATCAAAAATAGATAATGAAAACATTGCATTGAATATCAAGAAAATTTTCGATCTACGTCCTTATGCTATAGAAAAAAGATTAAAATTACGTCAACCAATATATGAAGAAACATCTGTGTATGGACATATGGGACGAACTCCAAAAAAAGTGTATAAGTCTTTTTTGGATATAGAAGGGAATAAAAATCAACAAGAAGTAGAACTTTTCACATGGGAAAAGCTGGACTATTTATCCGTTATAAAAGATATTTTCAAAAAATAGGTATTTTTAGTTAAATATTTTAACTATGTCTTATAATTTATTGAAAGGAAAAAAAGGGATTATATTTGGAGCTTTGGATGAGAATTCTATTGCTTGGAAGGTAGCAGTACGTGCTTATGAAGAAAAAGCATCTTTTGTATTAACCAACACACCAGCCTCTTTAAGAATAGGAAAAACTTATGAATTATCTCATCAAACAAAATCCATGGTGATTCCAGCAGATGCGACTTCCATACAAGATCTTGATATTTTATTTCAAAAAACATTAGATCATTTCGGAGGAAAAATAGATTTTTTATTACATTCTATAGCTATGTCTATGAATATACGAAAGGGGTTAACTTATACTTCTTTAAACTATGAATTTTTAAGAAAAGGATGGGATATATCTGCTGTCTCTTACCATAAGATTATGCAAACAGCTTGGAATCAAAAAGCTATGAATAAATGGGGTTCAATTGTAGCTATAACATATATTGCTTCTCAACGAAGTTTTCCACATTATGGAGATATGTCAGATTATAAATCTTATTTAGAAAGTATTACACGTAATTTCGGCTATCATTGGGGAAAAAAAGAAAAAGTCCGGGTGAATACTGTATCACAGTCTCCTTGTATCACACGAGCATCAAAAAACATTAAAGGTTTTGATCAACTTTTAATATTATCTGAAAAAATATCTCCGTTAGGAAACGCTTCCGCACAAGATTGCGCTAACTATGTTATTACACTTTTTTCAGATTTAACAAGAAAAGTAACCATGCAAAATTTATATCATGATGGAGGGTTTTCTCATACGGGAATTTGTGAAGCTATGATTCCATAAAAAAATACATAACCTCATCCTGATGATTCAAATTTTAACGAAATATGTATGAAAAAAATTATAGCTCCATCCTTATTTTCAGCCAATTTAGCTTTTTTATATCGTGATATAGAAATATTGAATAAAAGTGAGGCAGATTGGTTTCATATTGATATCATGGATACCTCTTTTGTTCCTAATATTTCTTTTGGTTTCTTGTTTACTAAATATATTAAAAAATATGCTAAAAAACCCATGGATGTACATTTAATGGCATTACAACCAGAACGTTATATAGATGAATTGAAATCTTGTGGCACTGATCATTTACATATTCATTATGAAGCTTGCATTCACTTAAACAGAACTATTTATTCTATTAAAAAAAATGGAATGAAGGTCGGAGTGGCTGTGAATCCACATACTCCAATTTTTCTTTTACAAGACATTATTAATGATATAGATTTTGTTTTATTGATGAGTGTTAATCCTGGTTATAGTGGACAAAAATTCATTCATAAAACATATCAAAAATTAGAAGATACTAAAAATTTAATATTAAAAAAAGATTCATCTGCTCTTATAGAAGTAGATGGAGGAATTAATTTGGAAAACTATTCTTTATTATTCCAAAATGGAGCAGATATATTAGTGGCAGGAACCACCATTTTTTCTAACTCTAACCCAAAAGAAATTATTCATAGAATGAAATTAGGAAATTAAACATGATTATGATTTCTAAAGAAACTACAAAAAAAATACTTTCTGTTTCTTGTATAGAAGATGTTATTGGGGATTTTGTGGAATTAAAAAAGAGTGGGTTTAATTATAGAGGACTAAGTCCTTTTTCTAATGAAAAAACACCTTCTCTTATAGTTTCTCCTACGAAAAAAATATGGAAAGATTTTAGTTCTGGAAAAGGAGGAAATATTATCACTTTTCTTATGCAACATGAACATTTGACTTATGAGGAATCATTGTGTTTTCTTGCCAAGAAATATGATATCGAAATTAATCATATAAACAATAAAAAATACCAAGATGAATATGAAAAATTATATTTGATACAAGATTATGCAAAACGTTTTTTTATTTATCAATTACATTTTACTAAAGAAGGACAAGAGAATGGTTTGAATTATTTAATTCAAAAAAGAGGTTTTGATGTAAAAATAATTCAAAAATTTGAATTAGGATATGCACCTATTTATTGCAAATTACTCACAGAAACTGCGTTAAAAAAAGGATTTAAAATACGGGATATCAAAAAATCTGGATTTACTGTTTTCAGAAACAATAATCATTTTTTTGATTGTTTTCGTCATCGTGTCATGTTCCCAATACATAATTTATCAGGTAAGGTTATAGGTTTTGGAGGTAGAAATCTTGATTCTAGATATTCTACTAAATATATCAATTCATCAGAAAGTAATATTTTTCAAAAAAGTAAAATTTTATATGGTTTATTTCAAGCTAAAAAAAATATTATCAAAGAAAATTTTTGCTATTTGGTGGAAGGATATACAGATGTTATTTCTTTACATCAATCTGGTATCAAAAATGTAGTTTCTTCTTCTGGGATTTCACTTACCGTAGATCAAATCCTATTGATAAGAAAATTTACAAAAAATATTGTTCTTTTTTATGATGGAGATCGTTCTGGAATTAAAGCTTCTTTAAGAGGAATTAATATGATCTTAGAACAAGAAATGAATTTACGTATATTATTTCTTTCTAATGAAGAAGATCCAGATTTGATATCCCAAAAATATTCTGTTTCTCAACTCAGAGAGTTTGTATCAAAAAATAGTTACAATTTTGTTTCCTTTAAACAAAAAATATATGAAAAATACCATAAAAATGACCCCATAAAAAAATCATTTTTAGTCAAAAATATTTTGAATAGTATTTCAAAAATATCTAATGTTATTCAAAAGGAATTATACCTGCAAGAGGCTTCCAAAGTATTAGATATTCGTAAAAAAATTTTGATTTCTGAATTACAGAGAATAAACGAAAAAAATGTATCTAAGCTTAGTCCAGTTAAGGTTAAAGAAAATCTTACGTTTTTTCCAAAAAAAATAAACACTCTTCTTGTTATTGAAGAAGAATTAATTCAATTGATTTTAAATTATGGAAATCAAATCATAAAAATAAAAGAATACAACACAACAGTTTTAGAAGAACTATTGCACGTTTTTAAATGCTGGAATTTTCGTTTTTCTTTGAAAAAAAATCAAGAAATTTTTGATAAAATTTGTTTACAAAAAAACGCAAAAGATTTATCAGATTATCAAAGAAAATTTTATTCATTATCTAAATGGAATAAAAAAGGAATACAAGTTTCCTCTCAAAAGGATCACATCAATCAATATCTTCATGATATTTTATTGAGATATAAATCTTTATATATTTCTAAATTGATTCAAAAAGAAGTCATACATTATCATAATTCTCTTTCAAAAGAAAAAGTTAGAAAAGCTTTTATCAAAAAAATTATGCATTTAACAAATATAAAAAATGAACTTCATAAAAAATTACATAGATATGTGTGATTCTTTTTTTTAGATTATAATAGAAAAATTATTTTTTTCTTCTTTTAAGTTTTGGTAAATTCGTGATATAAACACGTATAAAAAATGAATACATTAATTTCAAAAAAAGCGCCCAATTTTACGGCTAGTGCGGTTTTAAATGGGAAAGATATTGTACAGAATTTTACTTTAGAACAATTTAAAGGAAGTAAGTATGTTTTGCTTTTTTTTTATCCTAAAGATTTTACTTTTGTTTGTCCTACAGAAATATATGCATTTCAAGAAAAAATTAAGGATTTTGAAATGAGAAATGTACAAATTATTGCTATATCTACGGATACAGAACAATCTCATTGGGCTTGGCTCCAGATGCCAAAAGAAAAAGGTGGAATACATGGGGTTACTTACCCTATTGTTTCTGATATCAATAAAACTATATCTCATAACTATGGAGTATTGTCTGGGAATTGGATTTGCAATAATGAAGGATTGAAGGCGACGGGAGAACTTGTTGCTTATAGAGGATTATTTTTAATAGATAAAGAAGGGATCATCAGACATCTTTTAATTAATGATTTTCCTTTAGGTAGAAATGTACATGAAGCTATTCGTATGATAGACGCCCTTCAACATAACGAAAAAAGTGGAGAAGTATGTCCGGCAAATTGGATAAAAGGAAAAATAGCTATAAAAGCTAGTCATAGTGGAATTGAAGATTTTTTTTCATCCAAAAATAGATGTTGAAAAAAAAAGTAGCATTTTATACTATGGGGTGTAAACTCAATTACGCAGAGACTTCTACCATAGCAAGAAAGTTTTCTAACTTGTATTATCAACATGTCCCTTTCAAAAGTTATGCAGATATTTATGTAATTAATAGTTGTTCTGTCACAAGAAATGCAGAAATTGAATTGAAGCATATTGTTCGTACTGTTAAAAATTCAAAAGCTTTTGTTGTAGCAATAGGATGTTATGCTCAACTCAATCCTCAAGAAGTATCTTCTATTATTGGAGTAGATCTCGTTTTAGGTTATGAAGAAAAATTTAAAATCATAGATTATATTAATAGAGAATGGTTTTTGAAAAAAAAATATTATGCAAAGATTACTTCAAAAAAAACTTATTTTCCATCGTTTTCTGTTGGAGATAGAACACGTTCCTTTTTAAAAATACAGGATGGATGTGATTATAAATGCAGTTATTGCATAATTCCTATGTCAAGAGGAGTCTCTCGTTCTGATAGTATAGAAAATATATTGAAAAATATTAGATTTCTTTTTAAAAAAGGAGTTAAAGAGATAGTGTTAACAGGTATCAATATAGGCGATTATGGAAAAAATGTATATGGAGAAAATAGACAATTATATACATTTTTTGATTTAATACAAGCTATAGATCAAATACAAGAGAAAGGGAGAATCCGTTTATCTTCTATAGAACCAAATTTGCTTAAAAATGAATGTATTGAATTTTTGTCTAAAAGTAAACATTTTGTCCCTCACTTTCATATCCCTTTACAGTCTGGGAGTAACGATATTTTGGTAAAAATGCATAGACGTTACAAATTAGAACTTTATAAAGAAAAAATAAAAAAAATTCGGGATTTAATGCCAGATGCTTATATAGGTTCAGATATTATTGTTGGTTTTCCTGGAGAAACACATAAACATTTTTTGGAAACTTATCATTTTTTAAAAAAATTAGAAATTTCATCTTTACACATATTTACCTATTCTACTAGACCAAATACAAAATCTAGTACGATACAGGAAAATGTATCTAAAAAAATACAATGGAAACGGAATCAAATTTTGAGAGTCCTTTCAAGTAAGAAATATCGTTTTTTTTGTCAAAAACAAATTTATACTAAAAAAACCGTTTTATTCGAAAAGAATCATCATAATAAAGAATATTTATATGGATATACAGAAAATTATATTCGAACTAAGATATACTCATATAATTCTTCTATATATGAAAATACATTACAAGATGTGTTAATTACAAAAATAGATAAAGATGGAATTATGATAGCCGAACCAATAAAATAAATTCAAAATACAATTTTTAGGTCGTATTTATATTGATAAATTCCACATCAAAAATTTCTTGAAAAGATTTTTTCACCATATGTTTAACCTCTTGAAAAGAAATATCATTTTTTTTCAATTCTTTTTTTAAAGAAGTTACTTCTTGATCGTAAATTCCACAAGGAACAATATGATTAAAATACTGTAAATCTGTATTTACATTTAAAGCAAATCCATGCATGGTCACCCAACGACTCATTCTAATTCCTATTGCACATATTTTTCTTGATTTTACGTTTTTTACATTCTTCAACCAAACTCCAGTTTTTCCTTTTTCTCGTTCTCCCTTTATTTCATAATTTTTCCATAAAAAATGAATAATTACTTCTTCTAAAAGACGAAGATATTTATGAATATCTGTAAAAAAATAATCCATATTTAAGATAGGATATCCTATCAATTGACCGGGCCCATGGTAAGTGATGTCACCTCCTCTATCTGTTTGATAAAAAGAAACATTTATTTTTTTTAAAAAATCTGACGAAACTAACAAATGTTTATCTTTTTTTCCATTTTTTCCTATAGTATATACATGAGGATGCTCTACAAAGAGAAAATATCCTGCTTTTTGAACAGATATATTATTTATTTTTTCTTGTATAATGTTATCAAATAATATTTTCTGATATTTCCAAGTTTTTTTATATTCCTTTTTTCCTAAATCTTCGAAAAAAAGTATTTTTTTTTTCATAACTAAACTAAAATTTATATAATATAAAAAACAAATGTACCTTCGTTTGATTCAATTCGTTTGTTTCGTATGAGGGACCTAACCTATTTATCAGAACAACAAATTATACGAAGAAAAAAACTAGATAAACTGAAATTATTGGGAATTAATCCTTATCCATCAGAAGAATATGTTATAACTACTACCATTTATAATATACGAAAAAATTTCACGGAAAAAGAAACTATAAGCATAGCTGGACGGTTAATGCGTTTACGTATTTTAGGAAAAGCTTCTTTTGGAGAGATTAAAGATCATACGGGTTGTATGCAAATATATTTTACTCAGGATCATTTATTTTTATCTTCGAATCAAATAATAAAAAAAGAGGACGCTTACAATATTTTTTTAAAAAAACTTATAGATATAGGAGATATTATTGGAGTCAAAGGTCTTTTATTTAAAACAAAAATGAATGAAATGACCATACATGTTCATAAATTTACTTTATTGTCCAAATCTATACGACCCTTACCACAAGTAAAAATAGATAGAAATAAAAAAATATATGATTCTTTTTCCAATACGGAACAACGTTATCGGATGCGTTATGTAGATCTTATTGTCAATGATCATGTAAAAGAAATTTTTTTAAAACGGACTCGCATCATCCAAAAAATCAGAGATTTTTTGGATGATAAAGGATATTTAGAAGTAGATACACCTATTTTGCAATCTATTCCTGGAGGAGCTATAGCTCGTCCTTTTGAAACATATCATAATACATTGGGAATTCCATTGTATTTACGTATAGCTAATGAACTTTATTTGAAAAGACTGATTGTTGGTGGATTTCATGGTGTATATGAATTTTCTAGAAATTTCAGAAACGAAGGGATGGATCGTATTCATAATCCAGAATTTACTGTATTAGAACTTTATGTTGCTTATAAAGATTATTACTGGATGATGAATTTTACAGAAAAATTGATGAAATGTATTTGGAATCAATTTCAAGAAAAAGATACTCATCATATGAATTTTAAAACTCCTTTTCCTCGTATCCCCATATTAGATTCTATTAAAAAATATACAGGATTTGATCTGATCGAAATGGAAAAAGAAGAGTTAAGAAAAGTTTGTCAAAAATTGCATATAGAAGAAAACATAAAAATGAGTAAAGCTAAATTGATTGAAAACATTTTTGAAGAAAAATGTGAAAAAAATTACATTCATCCTACTTTTATTATTGATTATCCTGTAGAAATGAGTCCTTTAACCAAAAGACATCGTTATAAAAAAAATTTATCAGAACGTTTTGAACTCATTATAAATGGACAAGAAATTGCGAATGCTTATTCAGAACTTAATGATCCGATCGACCAACTTAATCGTTTACGAGAACAAATAAAATTATCTGAAAGAAATACAAAAGATGAATCTATATCTCTTGATCAAGATTTTATACGTGCTTTAGAATTCGGGATGCCTCCTACTGCAGGGATTGGAATAGGAATCGATCGTTTAGTAATGTTATTAACTCAAAAAAAATCAATTCAAGAAGTTTTACTTTTTCCACAAATGCGTCCAGAAAAAAGAGTAAAAAAATGAATAATTACAATCCTAATACTTTTAATCCATTTATTGTTGCAATTTTCACTAAATGATCTATATCATAATAATGGCAAGCTTCCAACATCACTCGTAGTTCTATCCATAAATTTCCATCAGAAAAAGGTTTGTATATGTCGCAAATGTTGTCCGTACCAAAAGCCACTGTAATTCCTTCAGGAACCATTTCATCCACTGGAGTGATAGAATTATGGCTAGGAGTTAAACGTTCACTTCTGGTATGATCTATCCAAGCAATAGGGCAAGATATTACCATTAAATCTGCTTTTTTCATTAATTTGTATATTTTATAACGATAATCTCTAACATGCGCCGCTAAAGAAATACTATGTATAGCTACTACTTTTCCTTGCATTCCATATTCAATCGTTTTTATTGCTAGTTTTTCAGTTTCTTTTTCTTCACTCGTATTAAATTGATCTACATGTACATGCACAATTTTTCCTTTTTTTTTAGCTGTTTGTAATAAAATATCTAGATGTTCATCTTCTTTTCCATGATCTGTAGCGGGTAATCCACCAATAATATCTACGAATTCTATTGATTTATCAAACCAATATTTTGACTTTTTATCCAATACGCCTTTAAGAACTTGATTTGCAAAACAAATATGAATATAATTTCCATAATTATTTTTCAGTTTTTTAGCCGCCTTCAAGGCACGATCTTCAATAATTTCATCTACATCAATAAAGGAACATAAAGCTTGTGTTCCTTGCATTAAAAAATATTCTAATGCTTTTTCCATACGGATATAAATGTCTTCTTCTGTAGCTAAACGTTTCATTTCATCAACCAGGTACCATTTTTTTTTAAGAGGAAAATAAGAATATTTAAAATTCTCTTGTGTGAGAGTATAAGCTCTATCTAAGTGAGCATGAGCATTTACCCATCCACCTTTTTGTTTCACTTTTTCTACAAAAATTTTTTTAGTATTCATTTTTAATCAATTTCTATTAAATGTTGGAAATCCAAATAACTTTTTTAGTTATAAAAAATGGTTCGTCAAAATAATGATTTAAAGGATATTCTATTGCATGAGGAAACTTTTTTAATTCATCATAAATATTTCCTCCTTTTAGATATAAAGCTCCATTTTTTATTCTATAATTGGATTTGTATTTAAATTTATCTTTTATCCAATTATGGATAATATCTATTTTGTTTACAGCTCGAGTAACTACAAAATCAAATTTTATTTCCAATTTTTCTGCACGTGTCCAAATAGGATACACATTTTTTAAATGAAGATCACATATGATTTTTTCTATAATCTTAATTTTTTTTCTAATAGAATCTACTAATATAAATTTTGTATGAGGAAAAACTATAGATAAAGGAATTCCAGGAAATCCTCCTCCTGTCCCTAAATCCATAACATATGATCCAGGATAAAAAGAAAATACTTTAGCAATTCCTAAACAAAAAAGGACGTGTTGTTGATAAAAATCTTGAAATGTTTTTCTAGAAACTAAATTTACATATACATTCCAATATGCATATAAATTTTTTAAAGAGGACAATTTGTAAATTTGTCGATCCAATAGATTTGGAAAATATTTTTTAATTAATTCCATATTAATGGATAAATAAATTTATGACCAAATTTATTTAGATTTGCAATCATTTCAATCAAATCATTCAATAAATTAACAATAAATATTATGATATGAAAAATAGATTATCTCATCGTTTACAGAATATATCATATTCACAAACTATAGCTATGTCATCTAAAGCTAGAGAATTAAAAAATAAAGGTTATGACGTTATAAATTTGAGTTTGGGAGAACCAGATTTTTCCCCTCCTAATTTTGTTTTATCCGCTGCAAAAAAAGCTATAGATGAAGGTTATCATTATTATACTCCAGTATCCGGATATTTTGAACTAAAAAAAGTAATATGCCAAAAATTTTACCGTGATAATCGTTTAAAATATACTCCTTCTCAAATTGTAATTTCTACCGGAGCAAAACAAGCTATAATAAATGTTCTTTTGTCTTTATTGAATAAAGATGATGAAGTCATTATTCCTGCTCCTTATTGGGTTAGTTATTTACAAATGGTAAAGTTTTGTGAATCTTGTCCTGTTATAATTCCAACAGTTATGAAAAATAATTTTAAGATTCATCCAGAACAATTAGAAAAAGCTATTACATCTAAAACAAAATTATTTCTTTTCAATACTCCTTGTAATCCTACCGGAAGTGTCTATTCTTATGATGAATTAAAAAATTTAGCGGAAGTTTTTAAAAAATATCCAGAAATCATGATTATTTCTGATGAAATTTATGAACATATTTGTTACTCAAAAAAACATACTAGTATTGCTATATTTCCTGACATTTATCATCAAGTTATCACAATAAATGGATTATCTAAGGCTTTTTCAATGACAGGTTGGAGGATCGGATATATTGGAGCTCCAGAATGGATTGTTCAATCTTGTGATAAAATACAAGGACAAATGACATCTTGTGCCAATTCTATTGCACAAATGGCTGCTATTTCTGCATTGTCAGCACATCCAAATAAAATAGAATATATGATCAAAAAATTTGAAAGAAGAAGAAATTTAGTTTTGGATATGATAAAAGAAATTGATGGATTTCAATTTTACCAACCGAATGGAGCTTTTTATATTTTTCCAAAAATTTCAAATTTTTTGGGAAAAAAATTATATGGAAAAATGATTCAAAATTCAGATGAATTTTCTGAATTTTTACTTGAAAAAGCTCAAGTTGCTACCGTTAGTGGTAGTGCTTTTGGAGATAATGAATGTTTACGTATTTCTTATGCTTCATCAGAAAATCAAATCATAGAAGCCTTTACAAGAATCAAAAAAGTATTAAATTAATTTTAGGGGTGGACGACCGGATTCGAACCGGCGACCCTCAGAACCACAATCTGATGCTCTAAACCAACTGAGCTACGTCCACCAAAATACCAACCAAAGATAATAAATTCTATAAACAAAAACTTTCTATAATTTTTTTACAATAAAAAAATAAATCACTATATATCCATTTTATAATAGATGTTTTTTCTTGAATCGGATATAAAAGATGAACATTAGCACCTGCATCTAGCGTAAAATAAATGTTTTTATTGTTTTGTTTTCTAAAATCCCATACCATATGAATTACGTTCAGAGTATTGGCTTTCATACATAAAAAATAGGGACGAGAAGTCATAATCATAGCATGAAGAGTTAAAGCTTCATGTTCTATTAATTCTCCAAATTCTTGAAAATCTCCTCTTTTTAAGATAGATATAAGTCTGTTCATATTTTGATTAGCATACTTAAATCTTTCTCTAGCATAAGGATGATTATTCATTAATTGATGTCCTTTTGAACTCAATATTTTTTTGGGATTATCATCTATGATTAAAATCGTATCTTCTATTTTTGTAAAAATGGAATGGACTTCATATGGATATGGGATAGCATAAAGATTACTACTTCCTTCTATGGATTGATGATATCCCCAAACAACTAGTCCAGGATAAATGGATCTACAAGCACTTCCAGAACCTAATCTTGCTAAAAAAGAAGCTTTTTTGAAAAAGAAATCTTCTTTTAAAGAGGATACTAATTTTTTTTCTATTTTCATAATACATAATGCCAAAGCACTCATGGAAGAAGCAGAAGAAGCTATTCCACAACTATGTGGAAAAGTATTAGAGGTTTCTATAATAAAATTAAAATTTCGTAAATAAGAACAATAAAATGAAATCCTATAAAAGAATTTTAAAATTTTTGGAAGAAAACTAGTTTTTTCCTTTCCTGAAAAAAATACTTTTAGATAAGTTATTTTTTTTTTTTCTTGATAAATTAATCGTGTCACTGTGTATACTTTTCCTAAAGAATAACTAATAGACGAATTTAATGGAATTTGAATTTTATTGCTATGTTTCCCCCAGTATTTAATTAAAGCAATATTGGAATGACTCTTGCTCATAATTACTCCATTCGGAGTTATAGAATATTTTTTTATACTTTTATTATAAAAAAAACAATTTGTTTTCAAAATTTAATTACTTAATTACAAATTATTATCACTTTTTTTTTATATAATCTGACATTTTTTTGTCATCTAATTCTCCTTCAGAACGAGCAATTACACAACTAGCTAATCCATTTCCTATAACATTTACGGTAGTCCTAGCCATATCCATTAATTCATCTATACCTATAATCGCCAATATAGGCCAAGTAGGTAATCCAAAAGAAGCTACAGTAGCTAAAAGAATTACTAAAGATGCTCTGGGAACTCCAGCAACTCCTTTACTAGTTAAAATTAACGTCAGTCCTATAAATATTTGTTGACTAAAACTCAAAGGGATACCAGATGCCTGTGCTACAAAAACAGTTGCTAAAGATAAATAAAGAGTAGTTCCATCTAAATTAAAGCTATAACCTGTAGGAATCACAAAAGCTATAATTTTCCTGGGAACTCCCAACTTTTCCAAATTTTCCATAAGTAAAGGTAAAGCGGATTCTGAACTTGTAGTTGCAAAGGCGAGTGATACAGGTTCAGTTAATGCTTTTACAAAACCTTTTAAAGGAACTTTAATCCACAAAAGAATAGGAAGGAGAACTACTATCAAAAAGATCAATAAGGCAATATAAAGAGTAAGTAACAATTGAAATAAATTATATAAAATATCCAAACCCATATGTCCGACTGTATAAGCAA
This DNA window, taken from Blattabacterium sp. (Nauphoeta cinerea), encodes the following:
- a CDS encoding pyridoxal phosphate-dependent aminotransferase; this encodes MKNRLSHRLQNISYSQTIAMSSKARELKNKGYDVINLSLGEPDFSPPNFVLSAAKKAIDEGYHYYTPVSGYFELKKVICQKFYRDNRLKYTPSQIVISTGAKQAIINVLLSLLNKDDEVIIPAPYWVSYLQMVKFCESCPVIIPTVMKNNFKIHPEQLEKAITSKTKLFLFNTPCNPTGSVYSYDELKNLAEVFKKYPEIMIISDEIYEHICYSKKHTSIAIFPDIYHQVITINGLSKAFSMTGWRIGYIGAPEWIVQSCDKIQGQMTSCANSIAQMAAISALSAHPNKIEYMIKKFERRRNLVLDMIKEIDGFQFYQPNGAFYIFPKISNFLGKKLYGKMIQNSDEFSEFLLEKAQVATVSGSAFGDNECLRISYASSENQIIEAFTRIKKVLN
- a CDS encoding diphosphomevalonate/mevalonate 3,5-bisphosphate decarboxylase family protein, with protein sequence MKTNCFFYNKSIKKYSITPNGVIMSKSHSNIALIKYWGKHSNKIQIPLNSSISYSLGKVYTVTRLIYQEKKKITYLKVFFSGKEKTSFLPKILKFFYRISFYCSYLRNFNFIIETSNTFPHSCGIASSASSMSALALCIMKIEKKLVSSLKEDFFFKKASFLARLGSGSACRSIYPGLVVWGYHQSIEGSSNLYAIPYPYEVHSIFTKIEDTILIIDDNPKKILSSKGHQLMNNHPYARERFKYANQNMNRLISILKRGDFQEFGELIEHEALTLHAMIMTSRPYFLCMKANTLNVIHMVWDFRKQNNKNIYFTLDAGANVHLLYPIQEKTSIIKWIYSDLFFYCKKIIESFCL